From the Ruminiclostridium josui JCM 17888 genome, one window contains:
- the ligA gene encoding NAD-dependent DNA ligase LigA: protein MADKIQLMKDKIEILNKADKAYHNDNIEIMPNIEYDKLYDELLELEKETGVVLSNSPSIRIGYELLSNLPKERHEKPMLSLDKTKDVGALKEWLGSQKGILSWKLDGLTIVLTYQDGHLVKAVTRGNGEVGEVITNNAKVFKNLPVTIAHKDTLILRGEAIIRYSDFIKMNNEIEDVDAKYKNPRNLCSGSVRQLNNKVTAERNVYFFAFSLVKAENVELENSRASQMNWLKSQGFDIVEFKEVTKTNIEETVQWFSQSIESNDLPSDGLVLTFDDIDYGESLGSTAKFPRDSIAFKWRDEIKETTLLSIEWSASRTGLINPIAIFEPVELEGTTVSRASIHNLSIMEGLELGIGDTICVYKANMIIPQISENLTRSGMAPIPDECPVCKSKTEIKQENGVKTLYCVNNECLAKQIKSFTHFVSRDAMNIEGLSEATLEKLIAKGLIKELADLFHIEKYKNEIIEMEGLGEKSFSKLVASINKARKTTAVRLLYSLGIPNVGLSNAKLICKFFKYDWNKIENANFTELIQIGGIGDIMAESFIKFFADEKKKVIVHDVLKELELEEIQVSQSEQIFENMNFVITGSVEQFKNRDELKNVIEEKGGKVTGSVTSKTNYLINNDNLSNSSKNKKAKELNISIITEAQFIDWLNNGVKP from the coding sequence ATGGCAGATAAAATTCAATTAATGAAAGATAAGATTGAGATACTTAACAAAGCAGATAAAGCATATCATAATGATAACATTGAGATTATGCCCAATATAGAATACGACAAGCTTTACGACGAATTATTGGAACTTGAAAAAGAAACAGGTGTTGTATTATCAAACAGTCCGTCTATTCGCATAGGATATGAATTACTGAGCAATCTGCCTAAAGAGCGTCACGAAAAACCTATGCTGTCATTGGATAAAACTAAGGATGTTGGTGCATTAAAGGAATGGTTAGGCAGTCAAAAAGGGATTCTTTCATGGAAACTTGACGGCCTTACTATTGTGTTAACCTATCAGGACGGACATTTGGTAAAGGCTGTTACAAGAGGAAATGGTGAAGTGGGAGAGGTTATCACAAATAATGCAAAGGTGTTCAAGAACCTGCCGGTTACCATAGCACACAAGGATACGTTGATTTTGCGTGGAGAAGCAATTATCCGCTATTCTGATTTCATTAAAATGAATAATGAAATCGAAGATGTTGATGCAAAATATAAGAATCCCAGAAACCTGTGCAGTGGGTCTGTAAGACAGCTGAACAACAAGGTTACGGCGGAAAGAAATGTATATTTCTTTGCTTTTTCATTGGTAAAAGCCGAAAATGTTGAGCTTGAAAACTCCAGAGCTTCTCAAATGAATTGGCTGAAGAGTCAGGGGTTTGATATAGTTGAATTTAAAGAGGTAACAAAAACTAATATAGAAGAAACAGTTCAATGGTTTTCACAAAGTATTGAGTCAAACGACTTGCCGTCAGACGGACTGGTGCTTACATTTGATGACATAGACTACGGAGAGTCATTGGGCTCTACAGCAAAATTTCCTAGAGATTCCATTGCTTTCAAATGGAGGGACGAAATTAAGGAAACCACTCTTCTTAGTATTGAATGGAGTGCCTCCAGAACAGGACTGATAAATCCTATTGCTATATTTGAGCCTGTTGAGTTGGAAGGAACAACTGTAAGCAGGGCCAGTATTCATAATCTAAGCATTATGGAAGGACTGGAACTTGGGATTGGTGATACAATATGTGTTTACAAGGCAAATATGATAATACCACAGATTTCTGAGAACCTCACCAGAAGCGGTATGGCTCCTATACCTGATGAGTGTCCTGTTTGTAAGAGTAAAACCGAGATTAAGCAGGAGAACGGGGTAAAAACATTATACTGTGTTAATAATGAGTGTCTAGCAAAGCAGATAAAGTCATTTACCCATTTCGTCAGCAGGGATGCTATGAATATAGAAGGTTTATCCGAAGCCACTTTGGAGAAATTAATTGCGAAAGGCTTAATTAAGGAGTTAGCGGACTTATTTCATATTGAAAAATACAAAAATGAAATAATTGAGATGGAAGGCCTGGGTGAAAAATCCTTTAGTAAACTAGTGGCATCCATAAATAAGGCTAGAAAAACTACTGCCGTAAGGCTTCTGTACAGTCTTGGAATTCCTAATGTAGGTCTGTCAAATGCCAAGCTTATATGCAAATTTTTTAAATACGATTGGAATAAAATTGAGAATGCTAACTTTACCGAATTGATTCAGATAGGCGGAATTGGTGACATTATGGCGGAATCATTTATTAAATTTTTCGCTGATGAAAAAAAGAAGGTTATTGTTCATGACGTTTTAAAAGAACTTGAACTTGAAGAGATTCAGGTATCTCAATCAGAACAGATTTTTGAAAATATGAACTTCGTTATTACAGGTTCGGTGGAGCAATTTAAAAACAGGGATGAATTAAAGAATGTTATTGAAGAAAAAGGGGGGAAGGTTACCGGTTCGGTTACTTCAAAAACCAATTACCTAATAAATAATGATAATTTGTCTAATTCATCAAAGAACAAAAAAGCAAAAGAACTAAACATAAGTATTATAACAGAAGCCCAGTTCATCGATTGGCTAAATAACGGAGTAAAGCCTTAG
- a CDS encoding M50 family metallopeptidase, with amino-acid sequence MKQTGRFLIIFGSLMILWNTFLIKPIKLFTVFLHELGHAFMAITTGSGITELKIYFNESGHVMSLPKSWWSAFLIANGGYLGSVLFAILILVLKNTRFRKYIIGVIAIIFLGFTFRYSGIMSFTMLYSVIFAVFALILYMVQNDSLNQWVIEIIGIGSVTYAIYDTLVDTVIMQLNYQFDLFRVGSMPVTDAVSLSRLTHISAIVWGLIWVGISIFAVYSVFLKSKSKPLRKRY; translated from the coding sequence TTGAAGCAGACAGGAAGATTTTTGATAATATTCGGCTCACTTATGATATTATGGAATACATTTTTGATTAAACCCATAAAATTGTTTACTGTTTTTCTTCATGAGTTGGGACATGCATTTATGGCTATTACCACCGGCAGCGGAATAACAGAGCTTAAAATATATTTTAATGAAAGCGGACATGTGATGTCACTTCCCAAAAGCTGGTGGTCAGCCTTTCTTATTGCCAATGGGGGTTATTTGGGGAGTGTCCTTTTTGCTATTCTGATACTGGTTCTTAAAAATACTCGTTTCAGAAAATACATAATAGGAGTTATAGCCATTATATTTCTTGGATTTACATTCAGATATTCCGGTATTATGTCATTTACAATGCTTTACTCGGTAATATTTGCTGTTTTTGCACTTATACTTTATATGGTTCAGAATGACAGCCTTAACCAATGGGTAATTGAAATAATTGGTATTGGAAGTGTTACATATGCAATATATGATACACTGGTGGATACCGTTATAATGCAGTTGAATTATCAGTTTGATTTGTTCAGAGTGGGCAGTATGCCGGTGACTGATGCTGTTTCTTTATCCAGACTTACTCATATCTCGGCTATAGTTTGGGGGCTGATTTGGGTAGGTATATCTATTTTTGCAGTTTATTCTGTTTTTCTAAAGAGCAAAAGTAAACCTTTACGTAAAAGATACTAA
- the gpr gene encoding GPR endopeptidase, protein MINLSNRYTDLAIEAHEIFMNSSEAKQQAQEGKTPPGVVIENAGDEDVKITRVRITSRTGEASIGKPMGNYITLEVPELKDNNEDVNKKTIDAMAKELKDMLKLKEGSTTLVIGLGNWNVTPDALGPKVVSNLMVTRHLLQYVPEHVDEGVSPVCAISPGVLGITGIETGEIVRGVVDRLKPDALIAIDALAARSMERVSTTIQIADTGIAPGGGVGNKRMELSEQTLGMPVIAIGVPTVVDAATLTNDAMDLVIDSLINESPKDSAFYNTLKDIDRDQKYELIKEALNPFVGHLIVTPKEIDDIISRVSKVVANGLNMALHQGITLDDVGRYIN, encoded by the coding sequence ATGATTAATTTGTCCAACAGATATACAGACCTTGCCATTGAGGCACATGAAATATTTATGAACAGCAGTGAAGCAAAGCAGCAAGCTCAGGAAGGAAAAACACCTCCTGGTGTGGTTATCGAAAATGCTGGAGATGAGGATGTAAAGATTACCAGGGTGCGTATTACCTCACGTACAGGAGAAGCATCTATAGGAAAACCGATGGGAAACTATATAACTCTTGAGGTTCCTGAATTAAAGGACAATAACGAGGATGTAAATAAGAAGACTATTGATGCTATGGCAAAAGAATTAAAGGATATGCTGAAGCTGAAAGAAGGCTCTACTACCCTTGTTATTGGATTGGGAAACTGGAATGTTACCCCTGATGCACTGGGGCCTAAGGTTGTTTCAAATCTGATGGTAACAAGACATCTTCTTCAATATGTACCTGAACATGTTGACGAAGGAGTTAGCCCTGTTTGCGCAATTTCTCCGGGAGTACTGGGGATAACTGGCATTGAAACAGGAGAAATTGTAAGAGGAGTTGTTGACAGGCTTAAACCTGATGCTTTGATTGCAATAGATGCTCTTGCTGCAAGAAGTATGGAAAGGGTTAGTACTACTATTCAGATTGCTGATACGGGTATTGCACCCGGAGGTGGAGTAGGAAACAAGAGAATGGAGTTAAGCGAGCAGACATTGGGGATGCCTGTGATTGCTATTGGTGTGCCAACTGTTGTTGATGCGGCTACTTTGACAAATGATGCAATGGATCTTGTGATTGACAGCCTCATAAATGAATCACCAAAGGATTCAGCGTTTTATAATACGTTGAAGGATATTGACCGTGACCAGAAGTATGAACTTATTAAGGAGGCTTTAAATCCCTTTGTAGGGCACCTTATTGTTACTCCTAAGGAAATAGATGATATCATTAGTCGTGTTTCAAAGGTAGTGGCAAACGGACTTAATATGGCTCTACATCAGGGAATTACACTTGATGATGTAGGCAGATATATTAACTGA
- the rpsT gene encoding 30S ribosomal protein S20, which produces MPNIKSAIKRVKVIETKTLKNTIRKSALKTTIKKCKEAIATGENTTDAYKAATKALDKAAAKNLMHKNTAARKKSRLAKAMNAAK; this is translated from the coding sequence GTGCCAAACATTAAATCTGCTATAAAGAGAGTTAAAGTAATTGAGACTAAGACTTTGAAGAACACTATCAGAAAGTCAGCACTCAAGACTACTATTAAAAAATGCAAGGAAGCTATCGCTACTGGTGAAAATACAACTGACGCTTATAAAGCAGCAACAAAGGCTTTAGATAAAGCCGCAGCAAAGAACTTAATGCATAAAAACACCGCTGCGAGAAAGAAATCCAGATTAGCAAAAGCTATGAATGCAGCAAAATAA
- the hemW gene encoding radical SAM family heme chaperone HemW, translating to MLYRDNAGLYIHVPFCSSKCNYCDFNSYAGKINLAEDYFKAMIKEIELYKENMKDYIIHTIFIGGGTPSVVDVRYISRILEKCRTEFSISDNCEISIESNPGTLSTEKLKVYKNAGINRISMGLQAQQDKLLKFLGRCHSHKDFSESVKNARDAGFENINGDVIFGIPGQTLDDWKETLEYLISLGINHISAYSLKIEEDTKFGVMQEEGALVPVEDELDREMYHFAVDYLSKNGLKQYEISNFAKEGYECKHNLTYWKCVDYLGLGAGAHSCLKDIRFSNEVSIEGYIDYLKGGEKPVCEKFSLELADKMSEYMFLGLRLTKGVTGKEFFQRFNQDLFVKYNDSLKKLENKGLIEIAGDCVKLTRLGFDLANQVFVEFI from the coding sequence TTGCTTTATAGAGATAATGCTGGTTTGTATATCCATGTGCCCTTTTGCAGTTCAAAATGTAATTACTGTGATTTTAACTCCTATGCAGGAAAGATTAATCTTGCTGAGGATTACTTTAAAGCAATGATAAAAGAAATTGAGCTATATAAAGAAAACATGAAAGATTATATAATTCATACGATATTTATAGGGGGAGGAACACCTTCGGTAGTAGATGTTAGGTATATTTCTAGAATTTTGGAAAAATGTAGAACTGAGTTTAGTATATCTGACAACTGTGAAATAAGTATAGAAAGTAACCCCGGTACATTAAGCACCGAAAAACTAAAGGTATATAAAAATGCAGGTATAAATAGAATAAGTATGGGATTACAGGCACAGCAGGACAAGCTTCTTAAATTTCTTGGAAGATGCCATAGCCACAAGGATTTTTCTGAAAGTGTAAAGAATGCAAGAGATGCTGGTTTTGAAAATATTAATGGGGATGTTATTTTTGGAATTCCCGGACAGACTCTTGATGACTGGAAAGAAACTCTTGAGTATTTGATTTCTTTGGGTATCAACCATATTTCAGCTTACAGTCTTAAAATTGAAGAGGATACCAAATTTGGAGTAATGCAGGAAGAAGGGGCTCTTGTTCCGGTGGAAGACGAGCTTGACAGGGAAATGTATCATTTTGCGGTTGATTACTTAAGTAAAAATGGATTAAAGCAGTACGAAATATCCAATTTTGCAAAAGAAGGATATGAATGTAAGCATAATCTCACATATTGGAAGTGTGTTGATTACCTTGGATTAGGGGCAGGGGCACATTCCTGTTTAAAGGACATAAGATTTTCAAACGAAGTATCCATTGAGGGATATATAGATTATCTGAAGGGTGGAGAAAAACCAGTTTGTGAGAAATTTTCACTTGAATTAGCAGATAAAATGTCAGAGTATATGTTTTTAGGATTACGGTTAACAAAAGGGGTAACAGGAAAAGAATTCTTCCAGCGCTTTAATCAGGACCTATTTGTAAAGTATAATGATTCTTTAAAAAAACTTGAAAATAAAGGACTTATAGAAATAGCAGGTGATTGTGTTAAATTAACAAGACTTGGTTTTGATTTGGCTAATCAGGTGTTTGTAGAATTTATATAA
- a CDS encoding MATE family efflux transporter, with product MENNIIIKDTKSFYKMAFALVLPMAVQNLINVGITSIDVLMLGKVSETVLSAASLAGQVQFIMTLIFFGLTSGAAVLTSQYWGKGDTKSIEKIMGICMRFSLLVALFFTTIVLLFPTQVMTIFTNEAPVIAEGAKYLKIIALSYIFMAITMIYLNIMRSVERVIISTVVYLASLIVNLIIASSLIFGLFGLPKMGIVGAAIATLAARGVELSIVIIYHLKVNKLIKFKPSDLFVRDKLLFRDFLTYSIPVTLNELMWGAGVATNAIVIGHLGSSVVSANSVAQITRQLATVIAFGLANATAIIVGKAIGENNYEGAKTYANRFIKLSILAGIAGGVLILIVRPFLMSMLNLTPITRGHLSVMMFVMSYFVVAQAYNTTLVVGVFRGGGDTKFGLFLDVSTMWAGSILFGALAAFIFKWSVPVVYLILMSDEIIKVPLVLWRYRSLKWLRNVTRD from the coding sequence ATGGAAAACAACATTATCATCAAGGACACTAAATCCTTCTACAAAATGGCTTTCGCTCTGGTTCTTCCAATGGCTGTTCAAAACCTAATAAATGTAGGAATAACATCAATAGATGTTCTTATGCTTGGAAAAGTAAGTGAAACTGTACTTTCTGCTGCCTCTCTAGCAGGTCAGGTTCAGTTCATAATGACCCTTATATTTTTTGGACTGACATCAGGTGCGGCAGTACTTACATCCCAATACTGGGGCAAAGGTGACACCAAAAGCATTGAAAAAATCATGGGAATCTGTATGAGATTTTCTCTTTTGGTAGCACTGTTTTTTACTACAATTGTATTGTTATTCCCTACACAGGTAATGACTATTTTTACAAATGAAGCACCAGTTATTGCGGAAGGCGCTAAATACCTTAAAATAATAGCATTATCATACATTTTCATGGCAATCACCATGATTTACTTAAATATTATGAGAAGCGTAGAACGCGTAATTATTTCAACAGTTGTATACCTCGCTTCCCTTATTGTAAACTTAATAATTGCATCGTCATTAATTTTCGGTCTTTTTGGTTTACCTAAAATGGGTATAGTTGGTGCAGCAATTGCAACTTTGGCTGCACGCGGAGTTGAATTGTCAATTGTTATTATATATCACTTGAAGGTTAACAAATTAATTAAATTCAAGCCATCCGATTTATTTGTTCGGGATAAATTATTATTTAGGGATTTCTTAACTTATTCAATCCCCGTAACATTAAATGAGCTCATGTGGGGTGCAGGTGTGGCTACCAATGCAATTGTAATAGGACATCTGGGGAGTTCGGTAGTCTCAGCAAATTCCGTAGCTCAGATTACCAGACAGCTTGCTACAGTCATAGCATTTGGTCTTGCAAATGCAACAGCCATAATTGTCGGTAAGGCAATCGGAGAAAACAACTATGAAGGTGCCAAAACTTATGCAAACCGTTTTATAAAGCTAAGTATACTTGCAGGTATAGCAGGAGGAGTTCTTATACTTATTGTAAGACCTTTTCTCATGTCAATGCTCAACCTAACGCCTATAACAAGAGGCCATTTATCTGTTATGATGTTCGTCATGTCCTATTTCGTGGTGGCACAAGCTTACAATACTACCCTTGTAGTTGGTGTTTTCCGTGGCGGAGGGGATACGAAGTTTGGCCTATTCCTTGACGTATCCACTATGTGGGCTGGTTCAATCCTATTTGGCGCATTGGCTGCTTTCATTTTCAAATGGAGTGTACCTGTTGTATACTTAATTCTCATGAGTGATGAAATTATTAAAGTTCCTCTGGTTTTATGGAGATATAGAAGCCTTAAATGGCTTAGAAATGTGACAAGGGATTAG
- a CDS encoding response regulator, producing the protein MFRLLVVEDEEMIRNKIIYNTNWKEHGFVEVFQASNGKEALDIVRKNNIDIVITDIQMPEMNGIELIREIKGLNRGIKCIIITAYAEFEYAKESVRLHVNDYILKPFKSKDLLDIVKKLLEEIIRERNERVEVENLRRQLRENKKALREKLFNDLLSNSYIGDIESDLNYLELSELKDRDYFIAVININNFMELIREEDEEQKYIVNLSFYNLVTKFLSSFERDSSETNEDKLVYSVINYKIDQLVIVAHEDIDKFIPAFEDLIKSGRLELGFSITIGIGNKYKNLTDMHISYREACSAALLDRVYGRDIIYIFNDLNFGNKVYSKQLHILVDTKLYDDLKIGAFPEIKKDIVEIITQIKSSKLELDAINTIIYNIVLLSCKTINELGYDVFEIMGEDFNLHFDVKEINNLVQLEEWLLSFFYKINEYINQKRSNRNEKLLSKVKDYVDRNYSENITLTSISKDFGISSGYLSVLFNDHIGQNFIDYLTNLRIQSAKNLLKSTDLKIYEIADRVGYRDAYYFSTAFKKIVGINPTDYREKLSML; encoded by the coding sequence ATGTTTAGGCTTTTAGTTGTTGAAGATGAAGAAATGATAAGGAATAAAATAATATACAATACAAATTGGAAAGAACACGGATTTGTTGAAGTTTTCCAGGCAAGTAACGGCAAGGAGGCCCTTGACATTGTAAGAAAAAATAACATTGACATAGTAATTACCGACATACAAATGCCTGAAATGAATGGCATTGAGCTTATCAGAGAGATAAAGGGCCTAAATCGAGGTATCAAGTGTATAATTATTACTGCATATGCAGAGTTTGAGTATGCAAAGGAGTCCGTTAGACTCCATGTTAATGATTACATCCTTAAACCTTTTAAATCCAAGGATCTTTTAGACATTGTAAAAAAACTCTTGGAGGAAATTATAAGGGAGAGGAATGAGAGAGTAGAAGTTGAAAACCTTAGAAGGCAGTTAAGAGAAAACAAGAAAGCCTTACGGGAAAAACTTTTCAATGATTTATTAAGCAACAGCTATATAGGTGATATAGAGAGCGATTTAAACTATCTTGAACTTTCAGAATTAAAGGATAGGGATTATTTTATTGCAGTAATAAATATTAATAATTTTATGGAGCTTATAAGAGAAGAGGATGAGGAGCAGAAATATATAGTAAATCTGTCTTTTTATAACCTTGTAACCAAGTTTCTTTCATCTTTTGAAAGAGACTCATCCGAAACTAATGAAGATAAGCTTGTTTATTCTGTTATAAATTATAAAATAGATCAGCTTGTAATTGTCGCTCATGAAGATATTGATAAATTTATTCCTGCATTCGAAGACTTAATTAAGTCCGGAAGACTGGAACTGGGGTTTTCCATAACTATTGGTATAGGGAATAAATACAAAAACCTTACAGATATGCACATTTCTTATAGGGAAGCTTGTTCAGCAGCTTTACTTGATCGTGTTTACGGAAGAGATATTATTTATATTTTTAACGACCTTAACTTTGGTAATAAGGTTTACAGTAAACAACTTCATATTCTTGTAGATACAAAACTGTATGACGACCTTAAAATAGGTGCATTTCCTGAAATTAAAAAGGATATTGTTGAAATTATAACACAGATTAAGAGTTCCAAACTTGAGTTGGATGCAATAAATACAATTATTTATAATATAGTACTTTTATCCTGTAAAACCATAAATGAGTTGGGCTATGATGTTTTTGAAATAATGGGCGAAGATTTTAATCTTCATTTTGATGTAAAGGAAATAAATAATCTGGTACAGCTTGAAGAATGGTTACTCAGCTTTTTTTATAAAATTAATGAATACATTAACCAAAAAAGAAGCAACAGAAATGAAAAGCTCCTTTCCAAAGTAAAGGATTATGTGGATAGAAATTATAGTGAAAACATAACTCTCACAAGTATTTCAAAGGATTTTGGGATTAGTTCCGGTTACCTTAGTGTACTTTTCAATGACCATATAGGACAGAATTTTATAGATTATCTTACAAATCTAAGAATTCAAAGTGCTAAAAATCTGCTTAAAAGTACAGACCTCAAAATTTATGAAATTGCAGACAGGGTTGGTTACCGTGATGCATATTATTTTAGTACGGCATTTAAAAAAATTGTTGGTATAAATCCTACCGATTATAGAGAAAAGCTGAGCATGCTTTAA
- a CDS encoding sensor histidine kinase, with the protein MEQLNRIMAGEEEVEDQNMYFGIRNVNERIKLNFGSEYGLKYQSKVSVGTKVVVNIPQIGG; encoded by the coding sequence ATGGAGCAGCTTAACAGAATAATGGCAGGGGAGGAAGAGGTTGAGGATCAGAACATGTATTTTGGTATTAGAAATGTAAATGAGCGTATAAAATTAAATTTTGGAAGCGAGTACGGCTTAAAATACCAAAGCAAGGTATCTGTAGGTACAAAAGTAGTAGTAAATATTCCTCAGATAGGTGGGTGA
- a CDS encoding sensor histidine kinase: MKDNFFKKFSIYSIRSKMTICFLALGLIPILVFGFISYHLYLLNLHKNVANYSEQVIERVDKNLETYISDIENIMRLKSNYYFQQYSKLNETGDIEGNRKYIVRIWETFDSLKQMKTDLVDIRYISSSGSAISCYGRYWGDLTTEPLYGELVTKKNDVVAIQPPHLNILNKKVFSIGQAVNRTAKGDMGIMAIDIDVNFLKKICSDIKLGDTGFVFFEKDGKVVFTPESSDKPGLSNIITQNTKLINSKNGNLIESINNTNYIITYKTSDITRWKIIGVTPEAEMTREVSTLREVFFWIITLIIIIILLLTIYLTSVLTNPMRKLRSIMKQASENDLSIYADIRTRDEIGQLASSFNKMMNQIRELMDKVKDDQQKIRVMEMKAMQELIKPHFVYNTLDSIIGLLEQNRNEDAIDIVDSLGKFFRTSLSHGREVVFIREEIDHIRSYLMIQQFRFSYKFDYLFEIDDGIYNFKTVKLILQPLVENSIYHGIRNLDKKGLIVINGYLKDD; this comes from the coding sequence ATGAAGGATAACTTTTTCAAAAAGTTTAGTATTTACAGCATAAGATCAAAAATGACCATTTGCTTTTTGGCTTTGGGACTTATACCCATCCTGGTTTTTGGTTTTATTTCATATCACCTTTATTTGCTAAACCTTCATAAAAATGTAGCAAACTATTCGGAACAGGTAATAGAAAGAGTCGATAAAAATTTGGAAACCTATATCAGCGATATTGAAAATATTATGAGGTTAAAAAGTAATTATTACTTTCAGCAGTATTCTAAATTAAATGAAACAGGAGATATTGAAGGAAACAGAAAATATATAGTAAGGATTTGGGAAACATTTGACAGTCTTAAACAAATGAAAACAGATTTGGTTGACATAAGATATATATCTTCCTCAGGAAGTGCCATTAGTTGTTATGGCAGATACTGGGGTGATTTAACCACTGAGCCGTTATATGGTGAATTGGTTACTAAAAAAAATGATGTTGTAGCCATACAGCCGCCACATTTAAATATTTTGAACAAAAAAGTCTTTTCCATTGGCCAGGCAGTAAATCGTACTGCAAAAGGAGATATGGGAATTATGGCTATTGATATAGATGTTAATTTCCTGAAAAAAATCTGTAGTGATATTAAGCTTGGTGATACAGGTTTTGTTTTCTTTGAAAAGGATGGTAAAGTGGTATTTACTCCTGAGAGTTCGGACAAGCCGGGACTTTCAAATATTATTACTCAAAATACTAAGCTTATAAATAGCAAAAATGGAAACCTTATAGAAAGCATAAACAATACAAATTATATTATTACTTATAAGACATCTGATATCACCAGGTGGAAAATAATAGGAGTTACTCCTGAAGCAGAGATGACCAGAGAAGTTAGTACGCTAAGAGAAGTGTTTTTCTGGATTATAACCTTAATAATCATTATAATTCTACTGCTTACTATATATCTTACTTCTGTTCTGACAAATCCAATGAGGAAGCTGAGGAGCATTATGAAACAAGCTTCTGAAAATGATTTATCTATTTATGCGGATATAAGAACCAGGGACGAAATAGGGCAGCTGGCAAGCAGTTTTAACAAAATGATGAATCAAATAAGAGAACTTATGGATAAAGTTAAAGACGATCAACAGAAAATAAGAGTTATGGAAATGAAGGCAATGCAGGAGCTTATTAAACCCCATTTTGTTTACAATACTCTTGATTCTATTATTGGACTTCTTGAACAGAATAGGAATGAGGATGCTATAGATATTGTTGATTCACTTGGCAAGTTCTTTAGAACAAGTCTGAGTCACGGAAGAGAAGTTGTTTTTATAAGGGAAGAAATTGACCACATCAGAAGCTATTTGATGATACAGCAATTTAGATTTTCTTATAAATTTGACTATTTGTTTGAAATAGATGATGGGATTTACAATTTTAAAACGGTTAAGTTAATATTACAACCCCTTGTTGAGAATTCTATCTATCATGGTATAAGAAATTTGGATAAAAAAGGCCTTATAGTTATAAACGGTTATCTAAAGGATGACTAG